A genome region from Aliivibrio salmonicida LFI1238 includes the following:
- a CDS encoding DUF1513 domain-containing protein has translation MPLMEINKQRRSLLKGGVGVVTLSPWLAACSAINTHEKNGSPSLISCARTANGHFNAIVADSEGLPIHAIPLPERGHGVAISPDGSLAVAFARRPGSYMQLFTVKTGESFSITAAMPNRYFYGHGVFSSDGKRLYVTEGEKKTSKGIVGVYHLSNNQLTKVHEFTDFGIGPHEIIKVDDTTLAIGVGGVHTKDREPMNIETMIPALVYLSTVTGEVLESVGLADHKLSIRHLSLTDDGRVLCGQQYRGEPEDGMPLVAIHERGKPLVQLNAEPEEWLRFNHYIASIAVLGDHVIATSPRGNCYGVWDLKQNTLVEIVTLVDASGVVVSRNHQDVPRWYISSGAGKVVGRTESGEVESHQTRVMWDNHWSKILV, from the coding sequence ATGCCACTGATGGAGATTAATAAGCAAAGACGGAGCTTATTGAAAGGTGGTGTTGGGGTGGTTACGTTGTCCCCTTGGTTAGCCGCTTGCTCTGCAATCAATACTCATGAGAAAAATGGTTCGCCATCACTGATCTCTTGTGCTCGTACTGCTAATGGGCACTTTAATGCGATTGTGGCTGACAGCGAGGGACTTCCTATTCATGCTATTCCTTTACCTGAAAGAGGGCATGGTGTTGCAATAAGCCCTGATGGTTCGCTCGCGGTTGCGTTTGCTCGTAGGCCCGGCAGTTATATGCAATTGTTTACTGTTAAAACGGGTGAGAGTTTTTCAATTACCGCGGCGATGCCTAATCGCTATTTTTATGGTCACGGTGTGTTTTCTTCTGATGGTAAGAGGTTGTATGTCACTGAGGGAGAGAAAAAGACCAGTAAAGGAATTGTAGGTGTTTACCACCTTTCAAATAATCAGTTAACGAAAGTGCATGAATTCACGGATTTTGGAATTGGTCCTCACGAAATTATAAAAGTCGATGACACCACATTGGCCATTGGGGTTGGTGGTGTGCATACCAAAGACAGAGAGCCGATGAATATTGAAACGATGATTCCTGCATTGGTGTATCTGTCTACGGTTACGGGGGAGGTTCTTGAAAGCGTAGGGCTAGCTGATCATAAGTTAAGTATTCGCCATTTATCATTAACGGATGATGGGCGAGTATTGTGTGGGCAACAATACCGTGGTGAACCCGAAGATGGAATGCCGTTAGTGGCCATCCATGAACGTGGTAAACCGTTAGTTCAATTAAATGCAGAACCAGAAGAATGGCTTAGATTTAATCATTACATTGCCAGTATCGCTGTATTGGGTGATCACGTGATTGCAACCTCTCCTAGGGGGAATTGCTATGGTGTGTGGGATTTAAAACAAAATACTTTGGTTGAGATTGTGACTTTAGTTGATGCCTCTGGTGTGGTGGTAAGTCGTAATCATCAAGATGTCCCACGATGGTATATCAGTTCAGGTGCCGGAAAGGTGGTTGGGCGAACCGAAAGTGGCGAGGTTGAAAGCCATCAAACAAGGGTGATGTGGGATAATCATTGGAGTAAAATTCTGGTCTGA
- a CDS encoding imelysin family protein, which yields MKPLYLLFVSVAFLTACQSTSKTSEQPDSIQMVDHVYFIEKQSAERLAASSQRLAVKFAAYCTSGQHKGELTEQWQQTMEAWMALQGQERGPESALSLNWNMQFWPDKKNTTGRKMSQLLTKDQEWNIPEIQQQSVTTQGVGAIEWLLFDNASTLPSEGSCELGSAITSNFSLNAQKIAQAWQTNPWDEVDETMWLNEYVALLANQLDYSMKKISRPLAKIGQPRPYFSEAWRSETSLLMLEKNVEAMQALYLANGFGLDHHLRMEGHVDLADRIVDHFSSTLETWPESPSLFTTLQSKSGYQQTLSLYNKLEYLKYLIHEEVAIELNIAIGFNATDGD from the coding sequence ATGAAACCTCTTTATTTATTATTTGTCTCCGTGGCTTTTTTAACCGCTTGCCAGAGTACAAGTAAAACGAGTGAGCAACCAGATTCCATTCAAATGGTCGATCATGTTTATTTTATTGAAAAACAATCGGCTGAGCGTTTAGCGGCCTCAAGCCAACGATTGGCGGTTAAGTTTGCGGCTTATTGCACTAGTGGACAGCATAAAGGTGAGCTAACTGAACAATGGCAACAAACAATGGAAGCGTGGATGGCTTTACAAGGACAAGAGAGAGGTCCTGAGTCAGCATTATCATTAAATTGGAATATGCAATTCTGGCCTGATAAGAAAAACACCACAGGTAGAAAAATGAGCCAATTGCTGACTAAAGATCAAGAGTGGAATATCCCGGAGATCCAACAGCAAAGTGTGACAACTCAAGGAGTAGGGGCGATAGAGTGGTTGTTATTTGATAATGCCTCAACGTTACCAAGTGAAGGTTCGTGCGAATTAGGCAGTGCAATAACGAGTAACTTTTCATTAAACGCTCAGAAAATAGCACAAGCGTGGCAAACTAACCCGTGGGATGAAGTAGATGAAACCATGTGGTTAAATGAATACGTTGCGTTGCTTGCGAATCAACTTGATTACAGTATGAAAAAAATAAGCAGACCGTTAGCCAAAATAGGTCAACCGAGACCTTATTTTTCTGAGGCATGGCGTTCAGAAACCTCATTACTTATGCTGGAAAAAAACGTTGAGGCAATGCAGGCGTTGTATTTAGCAAATGGTTTCGGATTAGATCATCATTTGAGAATGGAAGGGCATGTAGATTTAGCGGATCGTATTGTTGACCATTTTTCATCTACGTTAGAAACGTGGCCTGAAAGTCCTTCTTTATTTACGACATTACAAAGTAAATCTGGATACCAACAAACCCTCTCTTTATACAATAAGTTAGAGTATTTGAAATACTTAATCCATGAAGAAGTTGCCATCGAATTGAACATCGCAATAGGATTTAATGCCACTGATGGAGATTAA